In Anopheles gambiae chromosome 2, idAnoGambNW_F1_1, whole genome shotgun sequence, a single window of DNA contains:
- the LOC1276552 gene encoding uncharacterized protein LOC1276552 produces the protein MSTMRGPLKVCTIAVSLLAVGLCTAAPQSGQPVAEYPNGAFNDRVPNNENNQQFKEYAEFLTRFDDWVTGKKVPIPADPVTDALHQDLPPNVPNFAQLRPVRQLSLAQFDDPVPQGSEAIPEYNEYIRVLTRFDPYVTGQRDGHAVFKREDNPDGTLISSEKTFGEQIEDKVPETTSTSSDPAYGDFIKELKRFDPWLVGHNVTIPHNATADQVWNSGEGKAN, from the coding sequence GTGTGTACGATCGCCGTGTCCCTGCTGGCGGTGGGACTTTGTACAGCGGCACCACAGTCCGGGCAACCGGTGGCCGAGTACCCGAACGGTGCGTTCAACGATCGCGTCCCCAACAACGAGAACAATCAGCAGTTTAAGGAGTATGCCGAGTTTCTGACACGCTTTGACGATTGGGTCACTGGAAAGAAGGTCCCAATCCCGGCCGACCCGGTGACCGATGCGCTGCATCAGGATCTGCCCCCTAATGTGCCGAACTTTGCGCAACTGCGCCCGGTTCGCCAACTGTCGTTGGCCCAGTTTGATGACCCCGTGCCCCAGGGCAGTGAAGCGATCCCGGAGTATAACGAGTACATTCGTGTGCTGACACGATTCGACCCCTACGTTACCGGCCAGCGGGACGGGCATGCGGTGTTCAAGCGCGAGGACAACCCGGACGGAACGCTAATCAGCAGCGAGAAGACATTCGGTGAGCAGATCGAGGATAAGGTACCGGAAACGACATCGACCAGCTCCGATCCAGCGTACGGTGACTTTATCAAGGAGCTGAAGCGCTTCGATCCCTGGCTGGTCGGGCATAATGTGACGATCCCGCACAATGCGACGGCCGATCAGGTCTGGAACAGTGGTGAAGGCAAGGCGAATTAA
- the LOC4576502 gene encoding uncharacterized protein LOC4576502, translating into MAKFLMSSLFLVIAIVAMVSAQGGHGGHNDGHGHSGFGGQGHNGGGQHGGFGGGQHGVGGGHQGGFGGGHGQKNVHGGGGQHGGHGQGFGGHGQVGGHGHGQQHGHGGYKSHGY; encoded by the exons ATGGCAAAGTTTCTG ATGTCTTCCCTGTTTCTGGTGATCGCCATCGTCGCGATGGTTAGCGCACAAG GTGGACACGGTGGCCACAATGATGGACACGGACATAGCGGATTTGGTGGCCAGGGACACAATGGCGGTGGCCAGCACGGAGGCTTTGGCGGTGGCCAGCACGGCGTTGGCGGTGGACACCAGGGAGGCTTTGGCGGTGGCCATGGACAGAAGAACGTGCACGGAGGTGGTGGCCAGCACGGAGGACACGGCCAGGGCTTCGGAGGACACGGCCAGGTCGGTGGTCACGGACACGGCCAACAGCATGGTCATGGTGGATACAAGTCTCACGGCTACTGA
- the LOC1276556 gene encoding bifunctional endo-1,4-beta-xylanase XylA — protein sequence MFKFVLISALLVAAVCAAPADNSKPGQQGRTDGLDQAESAWNNNPNAWNAGQNTWGRDQAAWNHPSSWNHGSAWNHPNAWNRGYNNRYDPANRWGAGADQWNRYGAAGAGYNSWAGRGAAAGWPAGAAGNRWNAW from the exons ATGTTCAAGTTTGTGCTGATCAGTGCGCTGCTGGTGGCCGCCGTCTGTGCCGCACCGGCCGACAACAGCAAGCCGGGCCAGCAGGGCCGCACCGATGGGCTGGATCAGGCCGAGTCGGCCTGGAACAACAACCCGAACGCCTGGAACGCCGGACAGAACACGTGGGGCCGCGATCAGGCCGCCTGGAACCATCCCAGCTCGTGGAACCATGGCAGCGCGTGGAACCACCCGAACGCCTGGAACCGTGGCTACAACAACC GATACGATCCCGCCAACCGTTGGGGTGCCGGTGCTGACCAGTGGAACCGCTATGGAGCCGCTGGCGCTGGCTACAACAGCTGGGCTGGACGTGGTGCCGCCGCTGGATGGCCCGCCGGTGCCGCTGGAAACCGCTGGAACGCATGGTAA